One stretch of Croceibacterium atlanticum DNA includes these proteins:
- a CDS encoding DUF815 domain-containing protein has product MKDQGDPIVRIAAALERLSPPPQQTDWLAHAAYVWTGDGARGVERLEAPALALLKGIDRQKASVTANIRRLAQGSPAHDMLLWGARGMGKSALLRAAVASAQAEIPGTLALVQVGADALPTLVRLFAELAAADRRFLVFIDDLGFGAGDTAGPRQLRSWLDGGVEARPGNVRLAVTSNRRAILTRESSEQSDPLNPRDELDDQLALADRFGMALGFHVCSQDEYLAIIRGYADQYGLDWDESEALEWSRRRGARSGRVAWHFITELAGRTGKPL; this is encoded by the coding sequence ATGAAAGACCAAGGTGATCCCATTGTCCGCATCGCCGCTGCTCTGGAGCGGCTTTCCCCACCGCCGCAACAAACGGACTGGCTGGCCCACGCCGCCTATGTCTGGACGGGTGACGGTGCACGCGGCGTGGAAAGGCTGGAAGCGCCCGCTCTTGCGCTTTTGAAGGGGATCGATCGGCAGAAGGCTTCGGTAACCGCGAATATTCGCCGCCTTGCGCAAGGATCGCCCGCGCATGACATGCTGCTGTGGGGTGCGCGCGGAATGGGGAAATCGGCCCTGCTGCGCGCAGCCGTTGCATCGGCACAGGCAGAAATTCCGGGCACGCTGGCACTGGTGCAGGTGGGCGCCGATGCCCTGCCCACCCTTGTCCGGCTGTTTGCCGAACTGGCCGCGGCCGACCGACGTTTCCTTGTCTTCATTGACGATCTGGGATTCGGAGCCGGCGATACGGCAGGGCCGCGCCAATTGCGCAGTTGGCTGGATGGCGGGGTGGAAGCGAGACCCGGCAATGTCAGGCTTGCCGTTACGTCCAACCGCCGCGCCATCCTGACTCGCGAATCGAGCGAACAGTCCGATCCGCTCAATCCGCGTGACGAACTGGACGATCAGCTGGCCCTGGCCGACAGGTTTGGCATGGCGTTGGGTTTTCACGTCTGTTCGCAAGACGAATATCTCGCGATCATTCGCGGATATGCCGATCAATATGGCCTCGACTGGGATGAGAGCGAGGCGCTGGAATGGTCACGCAGACGCGGCGCGAGATCGGGCCGCGTAG
- a CDS encoding L-threonylcarbamoyladenylate synthase — MSGKQTREWLADDAAGIARAAELLRAGRLVAVPTETVYGLAARADSEDAVAAIYRAKGRPDFNPLIVHVTDMEMARRLARFDDRAEAIAGKFWPGPLTMVLPLREDAPIAPAVTAGLPTIALRMPRHAAMRGLIAELGLPLAAPSANRSGGVSPTTPDHVAASLGERVDAILDGGACSRGLESTIIALREGGNWQLLRHGPIPEEDIASLLGPATPLQDAKIEAPGQLARHYAPGKPVRLDAGEPQGGEFMIGFGDIAGDVNLSPNGDLAQAAARLYACLHIAAAAAQPNIAVAPIPHTGMGAAINDRLRRAAA, encoded by the coding sequence ATGAGCGGCAAGCAGACAAGAGAATGGCTGGCGGATGATGCGGCCGGTATTGCCCGCGCGGCGGAATTGCTGCGCGCAGGCAGACTGGTCGCCGTGCCCACGGAAACAGTTTATGGCCTGGCCGCGCGTGCCGACAGTGAAGATGCTGTGGCCGCGATCTATCGAGCCAAGGGGCGGCCTGATTTCAATCCGCTGATCGTGCATGTGACCGATATGGAAATGGCGCGCCGGCTGGCCCGTTTCGATGATCGGGCGGAAGCCATAGCCGGAAAATTCTGGCCCGGGCCCCTGACGATGGTGCTGCCGCTGCGTGAAGACGCTCCGATTGCTCCTGCCGTTACTGCTGGCCTGCCCACGATTGCCCTGCGAATGCCGCGCCATGCGGCAATGCGCGGCCTGATCGCGGAGCTGGGATTGCCCCTGGCCGCGCCGTCGGCAAATCGCAGCGGCGGTGTCAGCCCGACCACACCGGATCATGTCGCCGCATCCTTGGGCGAACGGGTCGATGCCATACTGGATGGCGGGGCGTGCAGCCGCGGCCTGGAATCCACCATCATCGCACTGCGAGAGGGCGGAAACTGGCAGTTGCTGCGGCATGGCCCGATTCCGGAAGAGGATATCGCCTCTCTGCTTGGTCCGGCCACGCCTCTTCAGGATGCCAAAATCGAAGCGCCGGGCCAGCTTGCCCGCCATTATGCCCCGGGCAAACCGGTGCGGCTCGATGCGGGCGAACCGCAAGGTGGCGAATTCATGATCGGCTTCGGCGATATTGCCGGCGACGTAAATCTATCGCCCAACGGAGATCTCGCGCAGGCTGCCGCCCGGCTTTATGCCTGCCTGCATATCGCCGCCGCAGCTGCTCAACCAAATATTGCCGTGGCGCCGATACCGCATACCGGCATGGGTGCGGCCATCAATGATCGCTTGCGGCGCGCCGCGGCCTAG
- a CDS encoding head GIN domain-containing protein — MRLNKFFKTMGPIAAIAAAAALGGCNNVDLGVNGMKGVPLDELDLSGGAPEEVALMGPDHVSIVNGESFNVTVEGDSEVASHLRFALKDGTLGIMRDELNFGSDSIATVKVTMPAPRSLTVAGSGRMTSERLSGDAEVTIAGSGWLETPNVSAESLEVTIAGSGNYKAAGTVKSLELSVAGSGTADMAGLKVDNAELNIAGSGDAIFASDGNVEASIMGSGDVTVRGSARCEVNAVGSGRLTCEPAANPAE; from the coding sequence ATGCGCCTCAACAAGTTCTTCAAGACGATGGGCCCGATTGCTGCAATCGCGGCTGCCGCTGCACTCGGTGGCTGCAACAATGTCGATCTGGGCGTCAACGGGATGAAAGGCGTCCCGCTGGACGAACTGGACCTTTCCGGCGGCGCGCCCGAGGAAGTCGCGCTGATGGGGCCGGATCACGTTTCAATCGTGAATGGTGAGAGCTTTAACGTCACTGTCGAAGGCGATAGCGAAGTGGCTTCGCACCTGCGCTTCGCCCTGAAAGACGGCACGCTGGGTATCATGCGGGACGAACTCAATTTCGGCAGCGATTCAATTGCGACGGTGAAGGTCACCATGCCGGCACCGCGCTCGCTCACCGTGGCCGGATCGGGCAGGATGACGAGCGAGCGCCTTTCGGGTGACGCGGAAGTCACGATCGCCGGTTCCGGTTGGCTGGAAACGCCGAATGTCTCGGCAGAAAGCCTGGAAGTGACTATTGCGGGCAGCGGCAATTACAAGGCGGCCGGGACGGTGAAATCGCTCGAACTGTCGGTTGCAGGCAGCGGCACGGCCGACATGGCAGGGTTGAAGGTCGATAATGCGGAACTGAACATCGCCGGATCGGGTGACGCGATCTTCGCTTCAGACGGCAATGTGGAAGCTTCGATAATGGGTTCGGGCGATGTGACGGTGCGCGGTTCGGCGCGGTGCGAGGTCAACGCGGTCGGCTCTGGCCGCCTAACCTGCGAACCCGCAGCCAATCCGGCCGAATGA
- a CDS encoding CarD family transcriptional regulator — protein sequence MSANAPAFDVGDYVVYPKHGVGRVIELQSEEIAGMKLDLYVLRFEKERMTLRVPVNKVETIGMRKLSSDKTLKEAMETLKGKPKIKRTMWSRRAQEYEAKINSGDLVSIAEVTRDLFRPEDQPEQSYSERQIFEAASSRLARELAAMEKTDEPTALTKILEVLKEHAPQYYENTEDA from the coding sequence ATGTCTGCGAATGCGCCAGCCTTCGATGTCGGCGATTACGTCGTTTATCCCAAGCACGGTGTAGGCCGGGTGATCGAACTTCAGAGCGAGGAAATCGCTGGAATGAAGCTCGATCTTTATGTCCTGCGTTTTGAAAAAGAACGCATGACTCTGCGCGTTCCCGTGAACAAGGTCGAAACCATCGGCATGCGCAAGCTTTCCAGCGACAAGACGCTGAAGGAAGCCATGGAAACCCTGAAGGGCAAGCCGAAGATCAAGCGGACCATGTGGTCGCGCCGGGCGCAGGAATATGAAGCGAAGATCAATTCGGGCGATCTCGTATCGATCGCCGAAGTGACCCGCGACCTGTTCCGCCCGGAAGACCAGCCCGAACAGAGCTATTCCGAACGCCAGATCTTCGAAGCGGCCTCCAGCCGTCTCGCCCGCGAACTGGCAGCGATGGAAAAGACTGACGAGCCGACCGCGCTGACCAAGATCCTCGAGGTTCTGAAAGAGCACGCTCCGCAATATTACGAGAACACCGAAGACGCCTGA
- the fdxA gene encoding ferredoxin FdxA — translation MTYVVTDACIKCKYTDCVEVCPVDCFYEGENMLVINPSECIDCGVCEPECPAEAILPDTEGGLEKWLELNTKFSAEWPNITEKKDPPADADDHKGEDGKFDKYFSEEPGEGD, via the coding sequence ATGACCTATGTCGTCACCGACGCCTGCATCAAATGCAAATACACCGACTGCGTCGAGGTCTGTCCGGTCGACTGTTTCTATGAAGGCGAGAACATGCTCGTCATCAACCCGTCCGAATGTATCGATTGCGGCGTCTGCGAACCGGAATGCCCGGCCGAAGCGATCCTGCCCGATACCGAAGGCGGGCTTGAAAAATGGCTGGAACTGAACACCAAGTTTTCCGCCGAATGGCCGAATATCACGGAAAAGAAGGATCCGCCGGCCGACGCTGACGATCACAAGGGCGAAGACGGCAAGTTCGACAAGTACTTTTCCGAGGAACCCGGCGAAGGGGACTAA
- a CDS encoding RNA-binding S4 domain-containing protein, producing MRIDRLLCLLRFAKTRGAAQRWIAHGHMRLNGQRITSQDRAVSVGDVLTLPLGRHVRVIEIIALPHRRGPASEAQACYRALDAGGSIAIAGAVNRRAGQLEGRGQEGKAHQ from the coding sequence ATGCGGATTGACCGCCTGCTGTGCTTACTGCGTTTTGCAAAGACCCGTGGCGCTGCCCAGCGGTGGATCGCGCATGGGCATATGCGCCTTAACGGGCAGCGGATCACCAGCCAGGACCGCGCCGTTTCGGTGGGTGACGTGCTGACATTGCCATTAGGCCGCCACGTGCGGGTAATAGAAATCATTGCTTTGCCGCATCGTCGCGGCCCGGCAAGTGAAGCGCAGGCCTGTTATCGTGCGCTTGACGCTGGTGGATCAATCGCCATAGCAGGCGCCGTGAATCGCCGTGCCGGACAGTTGGAAGGCCGGGGGCAAGAAGGGAAAGCGCACCAATGA